From the Hylaeus volcanicus isolate JK05 chromosome 4, UHH_iyHylVolc1.0_haploid, whole genome shotgun sequence genome, one window contains:
- the LOC128875776 gene encoding odorant receptor Or2-like, whose product MNNSSLGFAKHADYEWAVSLNRYCLKITGLWPQVNHGVGSLLAKLHIIVILIAFTLVCTIPCFCGLIMKCDNIMARINCLGFCIPFLIVYLKYFVLYSKRRILLPVIRMIAEDWAKSKTDAEKGVMIRQGRISRAFIIFSYASTALAVLCIIIMPQFGNSFRLSTEESDLFPIPTYFVYDVSQSPYYEIIFVVQVITIVTSTCCYIGVGHFFGLLILHICGQLEILRTRLSDMKNSDNFDYNLMTVVLNHNQLIRAVDAIEDTYTLLLFVLFLYFGVFICIYGLILVNMITGEGTFSPLELFFSLSTLTNTFVQTALYCTVGQILASQSEGVFDAAYECEWLNLKVKEVKNLILIMTIARRPLYVTAGKIFPLTMLTFCNILKVSFSYISYLLTRI is encoded by the exons ATGAATAACTCATCGCTTGGGTTCGCGAAACACGCAg ACTACGAATGGGCAGTTAGCTTGAATCGCTACTGCTTGAAGATAACTGGTCTTTGGCCGCAAGTGAATCATGGTGTCGGTTCATTATTGGCAAAGCTGCACATAATAGTGATTCTTATAGCGTTTACATTGGTCTGTACGATTCCGTGTTTCTGTGGATTGATCATGAAATGCGATAACATTATGGCGCGCATAAACTGTTTAGGATTTTGTATACCTTTCCTGATCGTCTATCTGaagtattttgttttatacagCAAAAGGAGAA TTCTGTTGCCTGTTATACGTATGATCGCCGAAGACTGGGCAAAATCGAAAACGGATGCGGAAAAAGGCGTAATGATACGTCAAGGTCGTATTTCACGAGCGttcataatattttcctaTGCAAGTACAGCTTTGGCAGTGttatgtataattatcatGCCGCAATTCGGTAACTCGTTTCGACTCTCAACCGAGGAATCCGATTTATTTCCTATTCCGACTTATTTCGTGTACGACGTTTCGCAAAGTCCGTATTACGAGATAATATTCGTCGTTCAAGTAATTACCATAGTGACCTCAACATGTTGTTACATCGGAGTTGGCCATTTCTTTGGACTATTGATTCTGCATATTTGCGGCCAACTGGAAATTCTTCGAACTCGTTTGTCGGATATGAAAAATTCCGACAATTTTGATTACAACTTAATGACCGTCGTATTGAATCACAATCAGCTTATCAG GGCAGTCGATGCAATCGAAGACACGTACACGCTGTTGCTTTTTGTCTTATTTCTTTACTTCGGTGTGTTTATTTGTATCTACGGATTAATTTTAGTGAAC ATGATCACTGGAGAAGGCACTTTTTCACCGTTGGAACTGTTCTTTTCGCTAAGTACTCTTACGAATACCTTTGTTCAGACGGCCCTTTACTGTACCGTGGGTCAGATTTTGGCAAgtcaa TCGGAGGGAGTGTTCGACGCTGCCTACGAATGCGAATGGCTCAACCTGAAGGTGAAGGAAgtgaaaaatttgattttgatcATGACGATAGCTCGGAGACCGCTTTACGTTACAgcaggaaaaatatttcctctgACGATGCTGACATTTTGCAAC ATATTGAAAGTGTCGTTCAGCTATATATCTTATTTACTGACACGGATATAG
- the LOC128875989 gene encoding T-complex protein 1 subunit gamma, with translation MFRPGTGSIIVLSQNTKRDSGRKVQRENIEAGKAIADVIRTCLGPQAMLKMLMDPMGGIVMTNDGNAILREITVQHPAGKSMIEIARTQDEEVGDGTTSVIVLAGEILATAEPFLEQNMHPTVIIRAFREALEDMVIILNEKVSIDLDCNDREKLIQVINACVGTKFIGRWPELACQIALDAVNTVKLEENGRREIDIKRYAKVEKIPGGTIEESTVLKGVMINKDVTHPKMRRYIKNPRIVLLDCPLEYKKGESQTNIEIMRDTDFTRILELEEEHVKKICEEIISVKPDVVITEKGVSDLAQHYLVKAGISAIRRLRKSDINRIARACGATVVNRTEELQNEDVGTKAGLFEIKKIGDDYFCFITECKDPKACTIILRGASKDVLNEIERNLQDALHVARNLLIEPKLVPGGGAVEMAVSRLLTEQAEKLDGAEQLPYKALAQALEIIPRTLAQNCGANTIRTLTALRAKHATEGMTWGIDGETGQLVDMKERGIWEPLSVKLQTYKTAIETAIFLLRIDDIVSGSKKKKDNESTAPAQVTEESMKE, from the exons ATGTTCAGACCAGGGACTGGTTCGATCATAGTTTTAA GTCAGAATACCAAACGGGATTCCGGCCGAAAAGTTCAGAGAGAAAATATCGAAGCCGGCAAG gCGATTGCAGATGTCATTAGAACATGTCTTGGACCACAAgcaatgttaaaaatgttgatgGATCCAATGGGAGGCATTGTTATGACTAACGATGGAAATGCTATTTTACGCGAAATCACTGTCCAACATCCAGCTGGAAAGTCAATGATTGAAATTGCTAGAACTCAAGATGAAGAAGTTGGAGACGGTACCACATCGGTTATTGTACTGGCAGGAGAAATTTTAGCTACCGCAGAACCTTTCCTGGAGCAAAATATGCATCCAACAGTTATCATAAGAGCATTTCGTGAAGCTTTGGAAGACATGGTGATCATCCTCAATGAGAAAGTTAGCATAGACTTGGATTGTAACGACAGAGAGAAATTGATTCAAGTGATAAATGCTTGCGTAGGAACTAAATTCATTGGTCGTTGGCCTGAATTAGCATGCCAGATTGCTTTGGATGCAGTTAATACTGTTAAACTTGAGGAAAATGGTAGACGAGAAATAGATATAAAGCGTTATGCAAAGGTGGAAAAAATTCCTGGCGGTACTATAGAAGAAAGTACTGTTCTTAAAGGGGTGATGATTAATAAAGATGTGACGCATCCGAAAATGAGACGATACATTAAGAATCCTAGAATAGTTTTGCTGGATTGTCctttagaatataaaaaggGCGAATCGCAAACTAATATCGAGATAATGAGAGATACTGATTTCACTAGGATTTTGGAATTGGAGGAAGaacacgttaaaaaaatatgcgaAGAGATTATATCTGTAAAACCAGATGTAGTCATTACCGAGAAAGGAGTATCAGATTTGGCCCAACATTATCTCGTGAAAGCTGGAATTTCTGCTATTCGTAGATTGAGAAAAAGCGATATTAACAGAATCGCAAGAGCTTGTGGCGCAACCGTCGTTAATCGTACGGAAGAATTGCAAAATGAAGATGTCGGTACCAAAGCTGgtcttttcgaaattaaaaaaattggagaCGATTACTTCTGCTTTATTACGGAATGTAAAGACCCTAAAGCATGTACTATAATCTTGAGAGGTGCTAGTAAAGatgtattaaatgaaatcgaaaGGAATTTGCAAGATGCTCTTCATGTTGCAAGAAATCTTCTCATTGAACCCAAATTAGTACCAG gTGGAGGAGCAGTGGAAATGGCAGTATCAAGACTTTTGACAGAACAAGCGGAAAAATTGGATGGCGCGGAACAATTGCCTTATAAAGCTTTAGCGCAAGCCTTGGAAATAATTCCAAGAACTCTTGCACAGAACTGCGGAGCTAATACGATTAGAACGTTGACCGCGTTACGTGCAAAACACGCCACTGAAGGAATGACATGGGGTATCGACGGAGAAACTGGTCAATTAGTAGACATGAAAGAACGCGGCATTTGGGAGCCTTTGTCTGTTAAGTTACAAACATATAAAACAGCTATCGAAACTGCTATTTTCTTGTTACGAATCGATGACATTGTCTCAGGaagcaagaagaagaaagataaTGAGTCTACAGCACCTGCACAAGTCACAGAAGAATctatgaaagaataa
- the LOC128875775 gene encoding phosphatidylinositol 3-kinase catalytic subunit type 3 — MEDVNDKFFYVYSSSLDIRIQIKIGTLEGKRQRPEYDKLLIDPMLKYSGLYGANGGRGDLVASLQVWAGGRPLALPVHTAYKHFTSRWNWNQWVTLPISYSDLPRDAQLCISLYDCAGPGRRLPVGGTTISLFGKHGVFRQGMLDLRVWPGVEADGSISTSTPGKTRDHGKEQMQRLAKLVKKHRNGQMNKVDWLDRLTFREIELINEREKRASEYLYLMIEFPEITMDGIPYSVVYYERDGDEVVQHRSQPDVVTLPDYEILQENLVEAKHHKLARSLRSGDHTRELKPTSNVRDALNIILSYPPTTALSTEEQDLIWKYRFYLSSQKKALTKFVKCVNWKVAGEERQALEMLTLWAPPDPEDALELLGPAFTHPAVRRYAIGRLNQAPDDDLMLYLLQLVQALKYEDFEGIKRAHHTLMKDKESEKIDKLDRDIQINDSSSTPITNSCESENGQSLTNQESLMDLASFLITRACQNTTLANYFYWYLSIECEEQNDPAISAKQDTRVKEMYITVMTMFSAILAQGNAIWQKRRAFLLRQKIFIDQLVALVKAVARESGNRKKKTDRLRALLADPDPAFKINFSNFEPIPFPLDPEICIKGIIPEKASLFKSALMPSKLTFLMTDNSEYIAIFKHGDDLRQDQLILQTIALMDKLLRRENLDLKLTPYRVLATSTRHGFLQFIESTTVAEVLASEGSILSFFRKHHPSENGPYGVVPEVMDTYIRSCAGYCIITYVLGVGDRHLDNLLLTTSGKLFHIDFGYILGRDPKPLPPPMKLSKEMVEAMGGVGSEHYHEFRKQCYTAFLHLRRHANLMLNLFSLMVDASVPDIALEPDKAVKKVQDKLRLDLSDEEAVHYVQNLLDLSVTAVMAALVEQLHKFAQYWRK, encoded by the exons ATGGAAGATGTTAATGATAAGTTTTTCTATGTGTACAGTTCTTCTTTAGACATcagaatacaaattaaaat AGGAACTTTAGAAGGTAAAAGACAACGACCTGAATATGATAAATTACTCATCGACCCTATGTTAAAATACTCTGGTCTCTATGGAGCCAATGGAGGACGTGGAGACTTAGTAGCTTCTCTGCAAGTGTGGGCTGGAGGAAGACCGCTTGCTTTACCTGTTCATACAGCTTATAAACACTTTACATCACGTTGGAA TTGGAATCAATGGGTTACTCTTCCTATTTCTTATTCCGACTTACCACGAGATGCTCAATTATGCATAAGCTTGTATGATTGTGCTGGGCCTGGTAGACGACTGCCAGTTGGCGGTACAACAATATCTTTATTTGGAAAACATGGAGTCTTTCGTCAGGGAATGTTAGATCTTAGAGTTTGGCCTGGAGTAGAAGCAGATGGTAGTATATCTACCAGTACTCCAGGAAAAACTAGAGATCATGGAAAAGAACAAATGCAGAGATTAGCAAAACTTGTTAAAAAGCACAGAAATGGTCAGATGAACAAAGTTGATTGGTTGGATAGATTAACATTCAGagaaatcgaattaattaatgaaagagagaaaagagcatctgaatatttatatttaatgattGAGTTTCCAGAAATTACTATGGATGGAATACCG TACTCAGTAGTATATTATGAGAGAGATGGGGATGAAGTTGTTCAACATAGATCCCAACCAGATGTTGTAACTCTTCCtgattatgaaattttacaa gaaaATCTTGTGGAAGCAAAGCATCACAAATTAGCTCGAAGTTTACGTAGTGGGGATCACACACGAGAATTAAAgccaacttcaaatgtacgcgatgctttgaatataatattaagttaTCCGCCAACGACGGCACTTTCTACCGAGGAACAagatttaatttggaaatacAGATTTTATTTGTCAAGTCAAAAGAAAGCTTTAACAAAGTTCGTAAAATGCGTGAATTGGAAAGTTGCCGGAGAAGAACGGCAAGCTTTAGAAATGTTAACATTATGGGCACCACCTGATCCCGAAGATGCATTAGAACTACTTGGTCCAGCATTCACGCATCCAGCTGTTAGAAGATACGCTATAGGTCGGCTTAATCAAGCACCCGACGATGACTTAATGTTATACTTGTTACAGTTAGTGCAAGCTTTAAAATATGAAGATTTTGAAGGCATTAAAAGAGCACATCATACATTAATGAAGGACAAGGAATCTgaaaaaatcgataaattagATAGAGACATACAGATCAACGATTCTTCATCTACGCCTATTACGAAT TCCTGTGAATCCGAAAACGGGCAGTCTTTGACAAATCAAGAGTCTCTTATGGATTTAGCATCTTTCCTGATTACTCGTGCATGTCAAAATACCACATTGGCTAACTATTTTTACTGGTATCTTTCTATCGAATGCGAAGAGCAAAATGACCCAGCTATAAGTGCAAAACAAGATACGCGTGTTAAGGAAATGTATATTACCGTAATGACAATGTTTTCGGCAATACTGGCTCAAGGAAACGCTATTTGGCAAAAGAGAAGAGCGTTTCTTCTACGTCAAAAGATATTTATTGACCAATTAGTAGCGCTCGTGAAAGCAGTCGCTAGAGAAAGTggaaatcgtaaaaaaaagaCTGACAGGCTTAGAGCATTACTGGCAGATCCAGACCCagcattcaaaattaatttctccaatTTTGAACCAATACCTTTTCCCTTAGATCCAGAAATTTGTATCAAAGGAATTATTCCCGAAAA aGCAAGTCTCTTTAAATCAGCTCTTATGCCATCCAAATTAACCTTTTTGATGACGGATAACAGTGAATACAttgcaatatttaaacatGGCGACGACCTAAGACAagatcaattaattttacaaacgaTAGCACTTATGGACAAATTATTAAGAAGGGAAAATTTGGATTTAAAACTTACTCCTTACAG ggTCCTTGCAACGAGTACTAGACATGGTTTTTTACAATTCATCGAATCTACGACAGTCGCAGAAGTTTTAGCTAGCGAGGGTTCTATATTAAGTTTTTTTCGTAAACATCATCCTTCCGAGAATGGTCCTTATGGCGTTGTACCTGAAGTTATGGACACTTACATTAGAAGTTGTG CTGGCTATTGTATTATTACATATGTACTTGGCGTTGGTGATCGGCATTTAGATAATTTGCTCTTGACAACATCAG GGAAACTTTTCCACATAGACTTTGGTTACATTCTCGGCAGAGATCCAAAGCCTTTACCGCCGCCTATGAAATTGAGCAAAGAAATGGTTGAAGCTATGGGAGGCGTAGGATCGGAACATTATCACGAATTTCGAAAACAGTGTTATACCGCATTTTTGCATTTACGCAGACATGCAAATTTGATGTTAAATCTATTTTCGTTGATGGTGGATGCTAGCGTACCAGATATAGCGTTAGAACCGGATAAAGCtgtaaaaaaagttcaagATAAATTGCGATTGGATTTGAGCGACGAAGAAGCGGTGCATTATGTTCAGAATCTTTTGGATTTATCGGTAACAGCTGTAATGGCAGCATTAGTAGAACAATTGCACAAATTTGCACAGTATTGGCGGAAATAA